One genomic segment of Myripristis murdjan chromosome 20, fMyrMur1.1, whole genome shotgun sequence includes these proteins:
- the LOC115378648 gene encoding DNA-directed RNA polymerase II subunit RPB1-like isoform X47, with protein sequence MAESQGLLLRVVLCLVLLGAHEANAYSIEPEAYTGKTGDAQDPFPHYYMYRGSDYGQTSQPHASSDGNLGFLNSDSTNKPQKPSYQPQKPSYQPQKPSYQPQKPSYQTQVPQQPSYQPQKPSYQPQVPQKPSYQPQKPSYQPQVPQQPSYQPQKPQVPQQPSYQPQKPQVPQQPSYQPQKPQVPQQPSYQPQQPSYQPQKPQVPQKLSYQPQVPQQPSYQPQKPQVPQKPSYQPQKPSYQPQVPQQPSYQPQKPQVPQKPSYQPQVPQKPSYQPQVPQKPSYQPQKPQKPSYQPQVPQKPSYQPQVPQQPSYQPQKPQVPQKPSYQPQVPQKPGYQPQKPSYQPQVPQQPSYQPQKPQVPQKPSYQPQKPSYQPQKPSYQPQQPSYQPQQPSYQPQKPQVPQQPSYQPQKPQVPKQPSYRPKQPSYNYGSHLPSPKRQGVVGRAFSDGFRMGEEAANGYYQGWGA encoded by the exons ATGGCAGAATCCCAGGGATTGCTTCTGAG GGTGGTGCTGTGTCTTGTACTGCTTGGTGCACATGAAGCAAATG CTTACAGTATTGAACCTGAGGCCTATACTGGGAAGACGGGGGATGCTCAAGACCCATTTCCTCATTACTATATGTACAGAGGCTCTGATTATGGACAGACTTCTCAACCACATGCTAGTTCTGATGGAAACTTGGGTTTCTTGAACAGTGATAGCACAAACAAGCCCCagaagcctagctaccagccccagaagcctagctaccagccccagaagcctagctaccagccccagaagcCTAGCTACCAGACCCAGGTGCCCcagcagcctagctaccagccgcAGAAGCCTAGCTATCAGCCTCAGGTGCCCCagaagcctagctaccagccccagaagcCTAGCTATCAGCCTCAGGTGCCCcagcagcctagctaccagccccagaagcCTCAGGTGCCCcagcagcctagctaccagccacAGAAGCCTCAGGTGCCCcagcagcctagctaccagccacAGAAGCCTCAGGTGCCCcagcagcctagctaccagccccagcagcctagctaccagccccagaagcCTCAGGTGCCCCAGAAGCTTAGCTACCAGCCTCAGGTCCCCcagcagcctagctaccagccccagaagcCTCAGGTGCCCCagaagcctagctaccagccccagaagcctagctaccagcctcAGGTCCCCcagcagcctagctaccagccccagaagcCCCAGGTGCCCCagaagcctagctaccagccccaggTGCCCCagaagcctagctaccagccccaggTGCCCCagaagcctagctaccagccccaga agccccagaagcctagctaccagcctcAG GTGCCCCagaagcctagctaccagcctcAGGTGCCCcagcagcctagctaccagccccagaagcCCCAGGTGCCCCagaagcctagctaccagcctcAGGTGCCCCAGAAGCCTGgctaccagccccagaagcctagctaccagcctcAGGTGCCCcagcagcctagctaccagccccagaagcCTCAGGTGCCCCagaagcctagctaccagccccagaagcctagctaccagccccagaagcctagctaccagccccagcagcctagctaccagccccagcagcctagctaccagccccagaagcCTCAGGTGCCCcagcagcctagctaccagccccagaagcCCCAGGTgcccaagcagcctagctaccggcccaagcagcctagctacaACTATGGTTCTCATCTGCCTTCTCCTAAGAGGCAAGGTGTGGTCGGCCGTGCATTCTCAGATGG GTTTAGGATGGGTGAGGAAGCTGCCAATGGTTACTACCAGGGTTGGGGTGCCTAA
- the LOC115378648 gene encoding adhesive plaque matrix protein-like isoform X36 — translation MAESQGLLLRVVLCLVLLGAHEANAYSIEPEAYTGKTGDAQDPFPHYYMYRGSDYGQTSQPHASSDGNLGFLNSDSTNKPQKPSYQPQKPSYQPQKPSYQPQKPSYQTQVPQQPSYQPQKPSYQPQVPQKPSYQPQKPSYQPQVPQQPSYQPQKPQVPQQPSYQPQKPQVPQQPSYQPQKPQVPQQPSYQPQQPSYQPQKPQVPQKLSYQPQVPQQPSYQPQKPQVPQKPSYQPQKPSYQPQVPQQPSYQPQKPQVPQKPSYQPQVPQKPSYQPQKPQVPQKPSYQPQKPSYQPQKPQVPQKPSYQPQKPQVPQKPSYQPQVPQQPSYQPQKPQVPQKPSYQPQVPQKPGYQPQKPSYQPQVPQQPSYQPQKPQVPQKPSYQPQKPSYQPQKPSYQPQQPSYQPQQPSYQPQKPQVPQQPSYQPQKPQVPKQPSYRPKQPSYNYGSHLPSPKRQGVVGRAFSDGFRMGEEAANGYYQGWGA, via the exons ATGGCAGAATCCCAGGGATTGCTTCTGAG GGTGGTGCTGTGTCTTGTACTGCTTGGTGCACATGAAGCAAATG CTTACAGTATTGAACCTGAGGCCTATACTGGGAAGACGGGGGATGCTCAAGACCCATTTCCTCATTACTATATGTACAGAGGCTCTGATTATGGACAGACTTCTCAACCACATGCTAGTTCTGATGGAAACTTGGGTTTCTTGAACAGTGATAGCACAAACAAGCCCCagaagcctagctaccagccccagaagcctagctaccagccccagaagcctagctaccagccccagaagcCTAGCTACCAGACCCAGGTGCCCcagcagcctagctaccagccgcAGAAGCCTAGCTATCAGCCTCAGGTGCCCCagaagcctagctaccagccccagaagcCTAGCTATCAGCCTCAGGTGCCCcagcagcctagctaccagccccagaagcCTCAGGTGCCCcagcagcctagctaccagccacAGAAGCCTCAGGTGCCCcagcagcctagctaccagccacAGAAGCCTCAGGTGCCCcagcagcctagctaccagccccagcagcctagctaccagccccagaagcCTCAGGTGCCCCAGAAGCTTAGCTACCAGCCTCAGGTCCCCcagcagcctagctaccagccccagaagcCTCAGGTGCCCCagaagcctagctaccagccccagaagcctagctaccagcctcAGGTCCCCcagcagcctagctaccagccccagaagcCCCAGGTGCCCCagaagcctagctaccagccccaggTGCCCCagaagcctagctaccagccccag AAGCCTCAGGTGCCCCagaagcctagctaccagccccagaagcctagctaccagccccagaagcCCCAGGTGCCCCagaagcctagctaccagccccagaagcCCCAGGTGCCCCagaagcctagctaccagcctcAGGTGCCCcagcagcctagctaccagccccagaagcCCCAGGTGCCCCagaagcctagctaccagcctcAGGTGCCCCAGAAGCCTGgctaccagccccagaagcctagctaccagcctcAGGTGCCCcagcagcctagctaccagccccagaagcCTCAGGTGCCCCagaagcctagctaccagccccagaagcctagctaccagccccagaagcctagctaccagccccagcagcctagctaccagccccagcagcctagctaccagccccagaagcCTCAGGTGCCCcagcagcctagctaccagccccagaagcCCCAGGTgcccaagcagcctagctaccggcccaagcagcctagctacaACTATGGTTCTCATCTGCCTTCTCCTAAGAGGCAAGGTGTGGTCGGCCGTGCATTCTCAGATGG GTTTAGGATGGGTGAGGAAGCTGCCAATGGTTACTACCAGGGTTGGGGTGCCTAA
- the LOC115378648 gene encoding DNA-directed RNA polymerase II subunit RPB1-like isoform X10, with product MAESQGLLLRVVLCLVLLGAHEANAYSIEPEAYTGKTGDAQDPFPHYYMYRGSDYGQTSQPHASSDGNLGFLNSDSTNKPQKPSYQPQKPSYQPQKPSYQPQKPSYQTQVPQQPSYQPQKPSYQPQVPQKPSYQPQKPSYQPQVPQQPSYQPQKPQVPQQPSYQPQKPQVPQQPSYQPQKPQVPQQPSYQPQQPSYQPQKPQVPQKLSYQPQVPQQPSYQPQKPQVPQQPSYQPQKPQVPSSLATSPRSLRSPSSLATSPRSLRCPRSLRCPSSLATSPRSPRSPSSLATSPRSLRCPRSLATSPRCLRCPRSLRCPRSLATSPRSLATSPRSPRCPRSLATSPRSPRCPRSLATSLRCPSSLATSPRSPRCPRSLATSLRCPRSLATSPRSLATSLRCPSSLATSPRSLRCPRSLATSPRSLATSPRSLATSPSSLATSPSSLATSPRSLRCPSSLATSPRSPRCPSSLATGPSSLATTMVLICLLLRGKVWSAVHSQMGLGWVRKLPMVTTRVGVPKATATLTL from the exons ATGGCAGAATCCCAGGGATTGCTTCTGAG GGTGGTGCTGTGTCTTGTACTGCTTGGTGCACATGAAGCAAATG CTTACAGTATTGAACCTGAGGCCTATACTGGGAAGACGGGGGATGCTCAAGACCCATTTCCTCATTACTATATGTACAGAGGCTCTGATTATGGACAGACTTCTCAACCACATGCTAGTTCTGATGGAAACTTGGGTTTCTTGAACAGTGATAGCACAAACAAGCCCCagaagcctagctaccagccccagaagcctagctaccagccccagaagcctagctaccagccccagaagcCTAGCTACCAGACCCAGGTGCCCcagcagcctagctaccagccgcAGAAGCCTAGCTATCAGCCTCAGGTGCCCCagaagcctagctaccagccccagaagcCTAGCTATCAGCCTCAGGTGCCCcagcagcctagctaccagccccagaagcCTCAGGTGCCCcagcagcctagctaccagccacAGAAGCCTCAGGTGCCCcagcagcctagctaccagccacAGAAGCCTCAGGTGCCCcagcagcctagctaccagccccagcagcctagctaccagccccagaagcCTCAGGTGCCCCAGAAGCTTAGCTACCAGCCTCAGGTCCCCcagcagcctagctaccagccccagaagcCTCAG GTCCCCcagcagcctagctaccagccccagaagcCTCAGGTCCCcagcagcctagctaccagccccagaagcCTCAGGTCCCCcagcagcctagctaccagccccagaagcCTCAGGTGCCCCAGAAGCCTCAGGTGCCCcagcagcctagctaccagccccagaagcCCCAGGTCCCCcagcagcctagctaccagccccagaagcCTCAG GTGCCCCagaagcctagctaccagccccagatGCCTCAGGTGCCCCAGAAGCCTCAGGTGCCCCagaagcctagctaccagccccagaagcctagctaccagccccagaagcCCCAGGTGCCCCagaagcctagctaccagccccagaagcCCCAGGTGCCCCagaagcctagctaccagcctcAGGTGCCCcagcagcctagctaccagccccagaagcCCCAGGTGCCCCagaagcctagctaccagcctcAGGTGCCCCAGAAGCCTGgctaccagccccagaagcctagctaccagcctcAGGTGCCCcagcagcctagctaccagccccagaagcCTCAGGTGCCCCagaagcctagctaccagccccagaagcctagctaccagccccagaagcctagctaccagccccagcagcctagctaccagccccagcagcctagctaccagccccagaagcCTCAGGTGCCCcagcagcctagctaccagccccagaagcCCCAGGTgcccaagcagcctagctaccggcccaagcagcctagctacaACTATGGTTCTCATCTGCCTTCTCCTAAGAGGCAAGGTGTGGTCGGCCGTGCATTCTCAGATGG GTTTAGGATGGGTGAGGAAGCTGCCAATGGTTACTACCAGGGTTGGGGTGCCTAAGGCCACCGCCACACTGACCTTGTGA
- the LOC115378648 gene encoding DNA-directed RNA polymerase II subunit RPB1-like isoform X17: MAESQGLLLRVVLCLVLLGAHEANAYSIEPEAYTGKTGDAQDPFPHYYMYRGSDYGQTSQPHASSDGNLGFLNSDSTNKPQKPSYQPQKPSYQPQKPSYQPQKPSYQTQVPQQPSYQPQKPSYQPQVPQKPSYQPQKPSYQPQVPQQPSYQPQKPQVPQKLSYQPQVPQKPSYQPQKPSYQPQVPQQPSYQPQKPQVPQKPSYQPQVPQKPSYQPQVPQKPSYQPQKPQKPSYQPQVPQQPSYQPQKPQVPQQPSYQPQKPQVPQKPQVPQQPSYQPQKPQVPQQPSYQPQKPQVPQKPSYQPQMPQVPQKPQVPQKPSYQPQKPSYQPQKPQVPQKPSYQPQKPQVPQKPSYQPQVPQQPSYQPQKPQVPQKPSYQPQVPQKPGYQPQKPSYQPQVPQQPSYQPQKPQVPQKPSYQPQKPSYQPQKPSYQPQQPSYQPQQPSYQPQKPQVPQQPSYQPQKPQVPKQPSYRPKQPSYNYGSHLPSPKRQGVVGRAFSDGFRMGEEAANGYYQGWGA, from the exons ATGGCAGAATCCCAGGGATTGCTTCTGAG GGTGGTGCTGTGTCTTGTACTGCTTGGTGCACATGAAGCAAATG CTTACAGTATTGAACCTGAGGCCTATACTGGGAAGACGGGGGATGCTCAAGACCCATTTCCTCATTACTATATGTACAGAGGCTCTGATTATGGACAGACTTCTCAACCACATGCTAGTTCTGATGGAAACTTGGGTTTCTTGAACAGTGATAGCACAAACAAGCCCCagaagcctagctaccagccccagaagcctagctaccagccccagaagcctagctaccagccccagaagcCTAGCTACCAGACCCAGGTGCCCcagcagcctagctaccagccgcAGAAGCCTAGCTATCAGCCTCAGGTGCCCCagaagcctagctaccagccccagaagcCTAGCTATCAGCCTCAGGTGCCCcagcagcctagctaccagccccagaagcCTCAG GTGCCCCAGAAGCTTAGCTACCAGCCTCAG GTGCCCCagaagcctagctaccagccccagaagcctagctaccagcctcAGGTCCCCcagcagcctagctaccagccccagaagcCCCAGGTGCCCCagaagcctagctaccagccccaggTGCCCCagaagcctagctaccagccccaggTGCCCCagaagcctagctaccagccccaga agccccagaagcctagctaccagcctcAGGTG CCCcagcagcctagctaccagccccagaagcCTCAGGTCCCCcagcagcctagctaccagccccagaagcCTCAGGTGCCCCAGAAGCCTCAGGTGCCCcagcagcctagctaccagccccagaagcCCCAGGTCCCCcagcagcctagctaccagccccagaagcCTCAG GTGCCCCagaagcctagctaccagccccagatGCCTCAGGTGCCCCAGAAGCCTCAGGTGCCCCagaagcctagctaccagccccagaagcctagctaccagccccagaagcCCCAGGTGCCCCagaagcctagctaccagccccagaagcCCCAGGTGCCCCagaagcctagctaccagcctcAGGTGCCCcagcagcctagctaccagccccagaagcCCCAGGTGCCCCagaagcctagctaccagcctcAGGTGCCCCAGAAGCCTGgctaccagccccagaagcctagctaccagcctcAGGTGCCCcagcagcctagctaccagccccagaagcCTCAGGTGCCCCagaagcctagctaccagccccagaagcctagctaccagccccagaagcctagctaccagccccagcagcctagctaccagccccagcagcctagctaccagccccagaagcCTCAGGTGCCCcagcagcctagctaccagccccagaagcCCCAGGTgcccaagcagcctagctaccggcccaagcagcctagctacaACTATGGTTCTCATCTGCCTTCTCCTAAGAGGCAAGGTGTGGTCGGCCGTGCATTCTCAGATGG GTTTAGGATGGGTGAGGAAGCTGCCAATGGTTACTACCAGGGTTGGGGTGCCTAA
- the LOC115378648 gene encoding DNA-directed RNA polymerase II subunit RPB1-like isoform X18, whose translation MAESQGLLLRVVLCLVLLGAHEANAYSIEPEAYTGKTGDAQDPFPHYYMYRGSDYGQTSQPHASSDGNLGFLNSDSTNKPQKPSYQPQKPSYQPQKPSYQPQKPSYQTQVPQQPSYQPQKPSYQPQVPQKPSYQPQKPSYQPQKPQVPQQPSYQPQQPSYQPQKPQVPQKPSYQPQKPSYQPQVPQQPSYQPQKPQVPQKPSYQPQVPQKPSYQPQVPQKPSYQPQKPQKPSYQPQVPQQPSYQPQKPQVPQQPSYQPQKPQVPQKPQVPQQPSYQPQKPQVPQQPSYQPQKPQVPQKPSYQPQMPQVPQKPQVPQKPSYQPQKPSYQPQKPQVPQKPSYQPQKPQVPQKPSYQPQVPQQPSYQPQKPQVPQKPSYQPQVPQKPGYQPQKPSYQPQVPQQPSYQPQKPQVPQKPSYQPQKPSYQPQKPSYQPQQPSYQPQQPSYQPQKPQVPQQPSYQPQKPQVPKQPSYRPKQPSYNYGSHLPSPKRQGVVGRAFSDGFRMGEEAANGYYQGWGA comes from the exons ATGGCAGAATCCCAGGGATTGCTTCTGAG GGTGGTGCTGTGTCTTGTACTGCTTGGTGCACATGAAGCAAATG CTTACAGTATTGAACCTGAGGCCTATACTGGGAAGACGGGGGATGCTCAAGACCCATTTCCTCATTACTATATGTACAGAGGCTCTGATTATGGACAGACTTCTCAACCACATGCTAGTTCTGATGGAAACTTGGGTTTCTTGAACAGTGATAGCACAAACAAGCCCCagaagcctagctaccagccccagaagcctagctaccagccccagaagcctagctaccagccccagaagcCTAGCTACCAGACCCAGGTGCCCcagcagcctagctaccagccgcAGAAGCCTAGCTATCAGCCTCAGGTGCCCCagaagcctagctaccagccccagaagcCTAGCTATCAGCCTCAG AAGCCTCAGGTGCCCcagcagcctagctaccagccccagcagcctagctaccagccccagaagcCTCAG GTGCCCCagaagcctagctaccagccccagaagcctagctaccagcctcAGGTCCCCcagcagcctagctaccagccccagaagcCCCAGGTGCCCCagaagcctagctaccagccccaggTGCCCCagaagcctagctaccagccccaggTGCCCCagaagcctagctaccagccccaga agccccagaagcctagctaccagcctcAGGTG CCCcagcagcctagctaccagccccagaagcCTCAGGTCCCCcagcagcctagctaccagccccagaagcCTCAGGTGCCCCAGAAGCCTCAGGTGCCCcagcagcctagctaccagccccagaagcCCCAGGTCCCCcagcagcctagctaccagccccagaagcCTCAG GTGCCCCagaagcctagctaccagccccagatGCCTCAGGTGCCCCAGAAGCCTCAGGTGCCCCagaagcctagctaccagccccagaagcctagctaccagccccagaagcCCCAGGTGCCCCagaagcctagctaccagccccagaagcCCCAGGTGCCCCagaagcctagctaccagcctcAGGTGCCCcagcagcctagctaccagccccagaagcCCCAGGTGCCCCagaagcctagctaccagcctcAGGTGCCCCAGAAGCCTGgctaccagccccagaagcctagctaccagcctcAGGTGCCCcagcagcctagctaccagccccagaagcCTCAGGTGCCCCagaagcctagctaccagccccagaagcctagctaccagccccagaagcctagctaccagccccagcagcctagctaccagccccagcagcctagctaccagccccagaagcCTCAGGTGCCCcagcagcctagctaccagccccagaagcCCCAGGTgcccaagcagcctagctaccggcccaagcagcctagctacaACTATGGTTCTCATCTGCCTTCTCCTAAGAGGCAAGGTGTGGTCGGCCGTGCATTCTCAGATGG GTTTAGGATGGGTGAGGAAGCTGCCAATGGTTACTACCAGGGTTGGGGTGCCTAA
- the LOC115378648 gene encoding adhesive plaque matrix protein-like isoform X8 → MAESQGLLLRVVLCLVLLGAHEANAYSIEPEAYTGKTGDAQDPFPHYYMYRGSDYGQTSQPHASSDGNLGFLNSDSTNKPQKPSYQPQKPSYQPQKPSYQPQKPSYQTQVPQQPSYQPQKPSYQPQVPQKPSYQPQKPSYQPQVPQQPSYQPQKPQVPQQPSYQPQKPQQPSYQPQKPQVPQKPSYQPQKPSYQPQVPQQPSYQPQKPQVPQKPSYQPQVPQKPSYQPQVPQKPSYQPQKPQKPSYQPQVPQQPSYQPQKPQVPQQPSYQPQKPQVPQKPQVPQQPSYQPQKPQVPQQPSYQPQKPQVPQKPSYQPQMPQVPQKPQVPQKPSYQPQKPSYQPQKPQVPQKPSYQPQKPQVPQKPSYQPQVPQQPSYQPQKPQVPQKPSYQPQVPQKPGYQPQKPSYQPQVPQQPSYQPQKPQVPQKPSYQPQKPSYQPQKPSYQPQQPSYQPQQPSYQPQKPQVPQQPSYQPQKPQVPKQPSYRPKQPSYNYGSHLPSPKRQGVVGRAFSDGFRMGEEAANGYYQGWGA, encoded by the exons ATGGCAGAATCCCAGGGATTGCTTCTGAG GGTGGTGCTGTGTCTTGTACTGCTTGGTGCACATGAAGCAAATG CTTACAGTATTGAACCTGAGGCCTATACTGGGAAGACGGGGGATGCTCAAGACCCATTTCCTCATTACTATATGTACAGAGGCTCTGATTATGGACAGACTTCTCAACCACATGCTAGTTCTGATGGAAACTTGGGTTTCTTGAACAGTGATAGCACAAACAAGCCCCagaagcctagctaccagccccagaagcctagctaccagccccagaagcctagctaccagccccagaagcCTAGCTACCAGACCCAGGTGCCCcagcagcctagctaccagccgcAGAAGCCTAGCTATCAGCCTCAGGTGCCCCagaagcctagctaccagccccagaagcCTAGCTATCAGCCTCAGGTGCCCcagcagcctagctaccagccccagaagcCTCAGGTGCCCcagcagcctagctaccagccacAGAAGCCTCAG cagcctagctaccagccccagaagcCTCAG GTGCCCCagaagcctagctaccagccccagaagcctagctaccagcctcAGGTCCCCcagcagcctagctaccagccccagaagcCCCAGGTGCCCCagaagcctagctaccagccccaggTGCCCCagaagcctagctaccagccccaggTGCCCCagaagcctagctaccagccccaga agccccagaagcctagctaccagcctcAGGTG CCCcagcagcctagctaccagccccagaagcCTCAGGTCCCCcagcagcctagctaccagccccagaagcCTCAGGTGCCCCAGAAGCCTCAGGTGCCCcagcagcctagctaccagccccagaagcCCCAGGTCCCCcagcagcctagctaccagccccagaagcCTCAG GTGCCCCagaagcctagctaccagccccagatGCCTCAGGTGCCCCAGAAGCCTCAGGTGCCCCagaagcctagctaccagccccagaagcctagctaccagccccagaagcCCCAGGTGCCCCagaagcctagctaccagccccagaagcCCCAGGTGCCCCagaagcctagctaccagcctcAGGTGCCCcagcagcctagctaccagccccagaagcCCCAGGTGCCCCagaagcctagctaccagcctcAGGTGCCCCAGAAGCCTGgctaccagccccagaagcctagctaccagcctcAGGTGCCCcagcagcctagctaccagccccagaagcCTCAGGTGCCCCagaagcctagctaccagccccagaagcctagctaccagccccagaagcctagctaccagccccagcagcctagctaccagccccagcagcctagctaccagccccagaagcCTCAGGTGCCCcagcagcctagctaccagccccagaagcCCCAGGTgcccaagcagcctagctaccggcccaagcagcctagctacaACTATGGTTCTCATCTGCCTTCTCCTAAGAGGCAAGGTGTGGTCGGCCGTGCATTCTCAGATGG GTTTAGGATGGGTGAGGAAGCTGCCAATGGTTACTACCAGGGTTGGGGTGCCTAA
- the LOC115378648 gene encoding adhesive plaque matrix protein-like isoform X43 — protein MAESQGLLLRVVLCLVLLGAHEANAYSIEPEAYTGKTGDAQDPFPHYYMYRGSDYGQTSQPHASSDGNLGFLNSDSTNKPQKPSYQPQKPSYQPQKPSYQPQKPSYQTQVPQQPSYQPQKPSYQPQVPQKPSYQPQKPSYQPQVPQQPSYQPQKPQVPQQPSYQPQKPQVPQQPSYQPQKPQVPQQPSYQPQQPSYQPQKPQVPQKLSYQPQVPQQPSYQPQKPQVPQKPSYQPQKPSYQPQVPQQPSYQPQKPQVPQQPSYQPQKPQVPQKPSYQPQKPSYQPQKPQVPQKPSYQPQKPQVPQKPSYQPQVPQQPSYQPQKPQVPQKPSYQPQVPQKPGYQPQKPSYQPQVPQQPSYQPQKPQVPQKPSYQPQKPSYQPQKPSYQPQQPSYQPQQPSYQPQKPQVPQQPSYQPQKPQVPKQPSYRPKQPSYNYGSHLPSPKRQGVVGRAFSDGFRMGEEAANGYYQGWGA, from the exons ATGGCAGAATCCCAGGGATTGCTTCTGAG GGTGGTGCTGTGTCTTGTACTGCTTGGTGCACATGAAGCAAATG CTTACAGTATTGAACCTGAGGCCTATACTGGGAAGACGGGGGATGCTCAAGACCCATTTCCTCATTACTATATGTACAGAGGCTCTGATTATGGACAGACTTCTCAACCACATGCTAGTTCTGATGGAAACTTGGGTTTCTTGAACAGTGATAGCACAAACAAGCCCCagaagcctagctaccagccccagaagcctagctaccagccccagaagcctagctaccagccccagaagcCTAGCTACCAGACCCAGGTGCCCcagcagcctagctaccagccgcAGAAGCCTAGCTATCAGCCTCAGGTGCCCCagaagcctagctaccagccccagaagcCTAGCTATCAGCCTCAGGTGCCCcagcagcctagctaccagccccagaagcCTCAGGTGCCCcagcagcctagctaccagccacAGAAGCCTCAGGTGCCCcagcagcctagctaccagccacAGAAGCCTCAGGTGCCCcagcagcctagctaccagccccagcagcctagctaccagccccagaagcCTCAGGTGCCCCAGAAGCTTAGCTACCAGCCTCAGGTCCCCcagcagcctagctaccagccccagaagcCTCAGGTGCCCCagaagcctagctaccagccccagaagcctagctaccagcctcAGGTCCCCcagcagcctagctaccagccccagaagcCCCAG GTCCCCcagcagcctagctaccagccccagaagcCTCAG GTGCCCCagaagcctagctaccagccccagaagcctagctaccagccccagaagcCCCAGGTGCCCCagaagcctagctaccagccccagaagcCCCAGGTGCCCCagaagcctagctaccagcctcAGGTGCCCcagcagcctagctaccagccccagaagcCCCAGGTGCCCCagaagcctagctaccagcctcAGGTGCCCCAGAAGCCTGgctaccagccccagaagcctagctaccagcctcAGGTGCCCcagcagcctagctaccagccccagaagcCTCAGGTGCCCCagaagcctagctaccagccccagaagcctagctaccagccccagaagcctagctaccagccccagcagcctagctaccagccccagcagcctagctaccagccccagaagcCTCAGGTGCCCcagcagcctagctaccagccccagaagcCCCAGGTgcccaagcagcctagctaccggcccaagcagcctagctacaACTATGGTTCTCATCTGCCTTCTCCTAAGAGGCAAGGTGTGGTCGGCCGTGCATTCTCAGATGG GTTTAGGATGGGTGAGGAAGCTGCCAATGGTTACTACCAGGGTTGGGGTGCCTAA